A genomic window from Streptomyces sp. 846.5 includes:
- a CDS encoding SCO5389 family protein translates to MSLDVSPALLEKAERGEVDEREFVDCVRNSLPYAWALISSLVAQQKVDGSEFADNQVPPPSEQARGQLLRAMASDAIRGSLERHFGVRLAFQNCHRVAVFPPGPGSEVRYALFTSVRAQLLNQSEELRDC, encoded by the coding sequence ATGTCGCTCGACGTCTCACCGGCCCTGCTCGAGAAGGCCGAGCGAGGCGAGGTCGATGAGAGGGAATTCGTCGACTGCGTCCGTAACTCCCTGCCCTACGCCTGGGCCCTGATCAGTTCGCTGGTCGCCCAGCAGAAGGTCGACGGCAGCGAGTTCGCCGACAACCAGGTCCCGCCGCCCTCGGAGCAGGCACGTGGCCAGCTGCTCCGCGCGATGGCGAGTGATGCGATCCGGGGATCGCTGGAGCGGCACTTCGGTGTCCGCCTGGCGTTCCAGAACTGCCACCGGGTCGCGGTCTTCCCGCCGGGCCCGGGTTCGGAGGTCCGGTACGCCCTTTTCACCTCCGTACGCGCCCAACTGCTCAACCAGTCCGAGGAGCTCAGGGACTGCTGA
- a CDS encoding ABC transporter permease: protein MGDFGAVLFSEWTKVRTVRSTWITLLVAFVVTVGLGALICAVTNSNWSHMSQGDRLTFDATSTSFSGVYLGQLAVIVFAVLVVGNEYSSGMIRATLAAVPQRATLLLAKTAVVLLLVLPVAVVTSFVTFLLGQALLGDHGISIGATHVLRAVIGMALYMTLIALLSLGVGFMLRKPVLSLGLLMPFFFLISPILANVPKVKNVAHYFPDTAGSQMARVVSSTTVSYGPLAGFFICLAWAGACLLGGYALLRRRDA, encoded by the coding sequence ATGGGCGACTTCGGTGCGGTCCTGTTCTCCGAGTGGACCAAGGTCAGGACGGTCAGGTCCACCTGGATCACGCTGCTGGTGGCCTTCGTGGTGACGGTCGGCCTGGGCGCGCTGATCTGCGCGGTCACCAACAGCAACTGGAGCCACATGTCCCAGGGCGACCGGCTGACCTTCGACGCCACCTCCACCAGCTTCTCCGGCGTCTACCTGGGCCAGTTGGCCGTCATCGTCTTCGCGGTGCTGGTCGTCGGCAACGAGTACAGCAGCGGGATGATCCGGGCCACCCTGGCCGCCGTCCCGCAGCGGGCCACCCTGCTGCTCGCCAAGACCGCGGTGGTGCTGCTGCTGGTGCTGCCGGTCGCCGTGGTGACCAGCTTCGTCACCTTCCTGCTGGGCCAGGCCCTGCTCGGCGACCACGGCATCTCGATCGGCGCCACCCATGTGCTGCGCGCGGTCATCGGAATGGCGCTCTACATGACCCTGATCGCGCTGCTGTCCCTCGGCGTGGGCTTCATGCTGCGCAAGCCGGTGCTCTCACTGGGACTGCTGATGCCGTTCTTCTTCCTGATCTCGCCGATCCTGGCCAACGTGCCCAAGGTCAAGAACGTCGCCCACTACTTCCCCGACACCGCCGGCTCGCAGATGGCCCGCGTGGTGAGCAGCACCACGGTCTCCTACGGCCCGCTGGCAGGCTTCTTCATCTGCCTGGCCTGGGCCGGGGCCTGTCTGCTCGGCGGCTACGCCCTGCTCAGGCGGCGGGACGCCTGA
- a CDS encoding alpha/beta hydrolase has translation MTDRISVREAGHGTPLVLLHAFPLSSRMWREQLDELPGVDGSGARVLAVDLRGFGGTELGEDEPSLDLLADDVALLLDQAGIEKAVVGGLSMGGYVAMALARRHPDRLSGLLLADTKATPDTDQARANRERVAAAVLARDSVQLLLDEQVPSPLLGATSVQERPRLTERLRGMVEEASPQAVAWAQRAMASRPGSLDVLAEVRVPALVLVGEEDAITPPSDAEAMAAVLPDVVLTVLPAVGHLSNIESPDAFNWAVRGLLERVEAP, from the coding sequence ATGACCGATCGCATCTCCGTACGTGAGGCCGGCCACGGCACCCCGCTCGTACTGTTGCACGCCTTTCCGCTGTCCTCCCGGATGTGGCGGGAGCAGTTGGACGAGCTGCCGGGGGTCGACGGCTCCGGGGCCCGGGTCCTCGCCGTGGACCTGCGCGGGTTCGGCGGCACCGAACTGGGCGAGGACGAGCCCTCGCTGGACCTGCTGGCCGACGACGTGGCGCTGCTGCTGGACCAGGCCGGGATCGAGAAGGCGGTCGTCGGCGGCCTGTCGATGGGCGGCTACGTCGCGATGGCGCTGGCGCGGCGACACCCGGACCGGCTGTCCGGGCTGCTGCTCGCCGACACCAAGGCCACCCCGGACACCGACCAGGCCCGGGCCAACCGCGAGCGGGTCGCGGCGGCGGTGCTCGCCAGGGACAGTGTTCAACTGCTGCTGGACGAACAGGTGCCCTCTCCGTTGCTCGGGGCCACGTCGGTGCAGGAGCGGCCCCGGCTCACCGAGAGGCTGCGCGGCATGGTCGAGGAGGCCTCACCGCAGGCCGTGGCCTGGGCTCAGCGCGCGATGGCGTCCCGCCCGGGTTCACTGGACGTCCTGGCCGAGGTGCGGGTGCCGGCCCTGGTCCTGGTGGGGGAGGAGGACGCGATCACCCCGCCGAGCGACGCCGAGGCGATGGCGGCGGTGCTTCCCGACGTGGTCTTGACGGTCCTTCCGGCGGTCGGACACCTTTCGAACATCGAGTCGCCGGATGCGTTCAACTGGGCGGTACGGGGGCTGTTGGAACGGGTGGAGGCGCCGTAG
- the nucS gene encoding endonuclease NucS has translation MRLVIARCSVDYAGRLTAHLPSAPRLILVKSDGSVAIHSDDRAYKPLNWMSPPCTLKEVEGRWTVENKAGEKLIITLEEVFLDSSHELGVDPGLIKDGVEAHLQELLADRMEVLGAGWKLIRREYPTAIGPVDILCRDDEGVTVAVEIKRRGEIDGVEQLTRYLELLNRDPLLAPVKGVFAAQQIKPQARVLAADRGIDCVVLDYDGLRGIEDDKLKLF, from the coding sequence ATGCGTCTCGTCATTGCCCGCTGTTCCGTCGACTACGCGGGACGGCTCACCGCCCACCTGCCGTCCGCCCCCCGGCTCATCCTGGTGAAATCCGACGGCAGCGTCGCGATCCACTCCGATGACCGCGCCTACAAGCCGCTCAACTGGATGTCACCACCCTGCACCCTCAAGGAGGTCGAGGGCCGGTGGACCGTCGAGAACAAGGCCGGGGAGAAGCTGATCATCACCCTGGAGGAGGTCTTCCTGGACTCCTCGCACGAACTGGGCGTCGACCCCGGACTGATCAAGGACGGCGTCGAGGCGCACCTGCAGGAGCTGCTGGCGGACCGGATGGAGGTGCTCGGCGCCGGCTGGAAGCTGATCCGGCGCGAGTACCCGACCGCGATCGGCCCGGTGGACATCCTCTGCCGCGACGACGAGGGCGTCACCGTCGCCGTGGAGATCAAGCGCCGCGGTGAGATCGACGGCGTGGAGCAGCTCACCCGCTACCTGGAACTGCTCAACCGCGACCCGCTGCTGGCGCCGGTGAAGGGCGTCTTCGCCGCGCAGCAGATCAAGCCGCAGGCCCGGGTGCTGGCCGCGGACCGCGGCATCGACTGTGTGGTGCTGGACTACGACGGGCTGCGCGGGATCGAGGACGACAAGCTCAAGCTGTTCTAG
- a CDS encoding ABC transporter ATP-binding protein, which translates to MIEVHELTKRYGDKLAVDGLTFQVPQGVVTGFLGPNGAGKSTTMRMMLDLDRPTSGSVTIDGRAYHKLHRPLNHIGALLEAKAVHPGRSAYNHLLWMARSNRIPAARVDEVLGMVGLREVARRKSGGFSLGMGQRLGIAAALLGNPKILLFDEPVNGLDPEGILWVRNLMKSLAAEGRTVLVSSHLMSEMALTAHHLVVIGQGRLLANLSMDDFISQNSHSFVRVRTPQPEALLDALATSGIAPRAVADGGFEVVDGDPARIGDLARDLGIALHELSPQRASLEEAFMQMTADSVEYRTGPDALGGHEGPALNWKAS; encoded by the coding sequence ATGATCGAGGTCCATGAGCTGACCAAACGCTACGGCGACAAGCTCGCCGTGGACGGGCTCACCTTCCAGGTCCCCCAGGGCGTGGTCACCGGCTTCCTCGGCCCCAACGGCGCCGGCAAGTCCACCACCATGCGGATGATGCTGGACCTGGACCGTCCCACCAGCGGCAGCGTCACCATCGACGGCCGGGCCTACCACAAGCTGCACCGGCCGCTGAACCACATCGGCGCGCTGCTGGAGGCCAAGGCCGTGCACCCGGGCCGCTCCGCCTACAACCACCTGCTGTGGATGGCCAGGAGCAACCGCATCCCGGCCGCGCGGGTCGACGAGGTGCTCGGCATGGTGGGGCTCCGCGAGGTCGCCAGGCGCAAGTCCGGCGGCTTCTCGCTGGGCATGGGCCAGCGGCTGGGCATCGCCGCCGCGCTGCTCGGGAACCCCAAGATCCTGCTGTTCGACGAGCCGGTCAACGGCCTCGACCCGGAGGGCATCCTCTGGGTCCGCAACCTGATGAAGTCGCTCGCCGCGGAGGGCCGCACGGTCCTCGTCTCCTCGCACCTGATGAGCGAGATGGCGCTGACGGCGCATCACCTGGTGGTCATCGGCCAGGGCCGACTGCTCGCCAATCTGTCGATGGACGACTTCATCAGCCAGAACTCGCACAGTTTCGTCCGGGTCCGCACCCCGCAGCCGGAGGCGCTGCTGGACGCGCTGGCGACCTCGGGCATCGCCCCCAGGGCCGTCGCCGACGGCGGTTTCGAGGTCGTCGACGGCGATCCGGCCAGGATCGGCGACCTGGCCCGGGACCTCGGCATCGCCCTGCACGAACTGAGCCCCCAGCGGGCGTCGCTGGAGGAGGCCTTCATGCAGATGACCGCGGACTCGGTGGAGTACCGGACCGGCCCGGACGCCCTCGGCGGCCACGAAGGCCCCGCTCTGAACTGGAAGGCGAGCTGA
- a CDS encoding LLM class flavin-dependent oxidoreductase has product MRTGAFLLAAQFPGQGHAEALDRAVSAAVAAEHAGLDSVWLAEHHFVPYGVCPSATTLAALLLGRTRRIRVGTAVSVLPTQHPVALGEQAALLHLTSGGRFTLGVGRGGPWVDLDVFGAGAEAYESGFTESLDLLLRWLRSARVGASGPRYNFPEVAVVPRATEQPLTFPSLGGARGPEYAGLRPRAGGDGPPVTVACTSLGTVRLAAERGLPMLLGMHSGDDDKAAMVAAYRKAAREAGRTPEQIERIEAEHMAAGVAQIEDTGAEARRVLLKSMPGWLNYGLSAHRTVDGRERRMRDPHEYTELLCDLHAVGTPRFCADRLAATAERTGVRRFALLVEGSGDRELTLRNVERLGAEVLPLLA; this is encoded by the coding sequence ATCCGCACCGGCGCCTTCCTGCTCGCCGCGCAGTTCCCCGGCCAGGGCCACGCCGAAGCGCTGGACCGCGCCGTCTCGGCCGCGGTCGCCGCCGAGCACGCCGGGCTGGACAGCGTCTGGCTCGCCGAGCACCACTTCGTGCCCTACGGCGTCTGCCCCTCGGCCACCACGCTGGCCGCCCTGCTGCTCGGCCGCACCCGCAGGATCCGGGTCGGCACCGCGGTGAGCGTCCTGCCGACGCAGCACCCGGTGGCGCTCGGCGAGCAGGCCGCGCTGCTGCACCTCACCTCCGGCGGCCGGTTCACGCTCGGCGTCGGCCGCGGCGGACCCTGGGTGGACCTGGACGTCTTCGGCGCCGGCGCGGAGGCGTACGAGAGCGGCTTCACCGAGTCGCTGGACCTGCTGCTGCGCTGGCTGCGCTCGGCCAGGGTGGGCGCCTCGGGCCCCCGCTACAACTTCCCCGAGGTCGCCGTCGTGCCGAGGGCCACCGAGCAGCCGCTGACGTTCCCCTCCCTCGGCGGGGCCCGCGGCCCGGAGTACGCGGGTCTCCGCCCCCGGGCCGGCGGCGACGGACCACCGGTGACGGTGGCCTGCACTTCGCTGGGCACGGTCCGGCTGGCCGCCGAGCGCGGCCTGCCGATGCTGCTGGGGATGCACTCCGGCGACGACGACAAGGCCGCCATGGTCGCCGCCTACCGCAAGGCCGCGCGCGAGGCGGGGCGCACGCCGGAGCAGATCGAGCGGATCGAGGCCGAGCACATGGCGGCCGGCGTGGCCCAGATCGAGGACACCGGCGCCGAGGCGCGCCGGGTGCTGCTCAAGTCGATGCCGGGCTGGCTGAACTACGGCCTGTCCGCGCACCGCACGGTGGACGGCCGCGAGCGGCGGATGCGCGATCCGCACGAGTACACCGAGCTGCTGTGCGACCTGCACGCGGTGGGGACGCCCAGGTTCTGCGCCGACCGGCTGGCGGCCACCGCCGAGCGGACCGGGGTGCGTCGCTTCGCCCTGCTCGTGGAGGGCTCCGGCGACCGGGAACTGACGCTGCGCAATGTCGAGCGGCTCGGCGCCGAGGTGCTGCCGCTGCTGGCCTGA
- a CDS encoding ATP/GTP-binding protein, whose product MSPRRSRPRRSEQPEPRSGARSSESRSSGLGWTLGQTDSYGGEEWQVRPVAGDSGKSYRCPGCDQEIPPGVGHLVVWPLTSVSGTAGVDDRRHWHRACWNARERRSAAVQRGRNAPRY is encoded by the coding sequence GTGTCACCGCGCCGAAGTCGCCCCCGGAGGAGTGAGCAGCCGGAACCGCGTTCGGGTGCCCGTTCTTCGGAGAGTCGCAGTAGTGGTCTTGGATGGACGCTGGGCCAGACCGACAGCTATGGCGGTGAGGAGTGGCAGGTGCGCCCGGTGGCCGGGGACAGCGGCAAGTCCTACCGCTGCCCCGGCTGCGACCAGGAGATCCCGCCCGGAGTCGGCCACCTGGTGGTCTGGCCGCTGACCTCGGTGAGCGGTACGGCCGGCGTGGACGACCGCAGGCACTGGCACCGCGCCTGCTGGAACGCCCGCGAGCGCCGCTCGGCGGCCGTCCAGCGCGGCCGCAACGCGCCGAGGTACTAG
- a CDS encoding cellulose-binding protein, which yields MSDPHSPHGFDTVRRGYERAQVDERISKLVADRDSALARITALEKRIEELHLETQNAQAQVTDSEPSYAGLGARVEKILRLAEEEAKDLREEARRAAEQHRELAEAAAQQVRSEAETYAKDRKAKAEDEGQRIVDKAKTDSTQLRAEATKDAQNKREEADALFEETRAKAAQAAADFETNLAKRREQSERDLAARQAKAEKRLAEIEHRAEQLRLEAEKLRTDAERRARQTVETAQRQSEDIVADANAKADRIRSESERELAALTNRRDSINAQLTNVREMLATLTGAAVAAATLPDDDSLTRGVPAQQSR from the coding sequence ATGAGCGATCCACACTCTCCGCACGGCTTCGACACCGTGCGCCGCGGGTACGAGCGTGCTCAGGTCGACGAGCGCATCAGCAAGCTGGTCGCAGACCGGGACAGCGCCCTCGCCCGCATCACCGCACTCGAGAAGCGCATCGAGGAGCTTCACCTCGAAACGCAGAACGCGCAGGCCCAGGTCACCGACTCGGAGCCGTCGTACGCGGGTCTCGGCGCACGCGTCGAGAAGATCCTGCGCCTGGCCGAGGAGGAGGCGAAGGACCTGCGCGAGGAGGCCCGTCGCGCCGCCGAGCAGCACCGCGAGCTCGCCGAGGCCGCCGCGCAGCAGGTCCGCAGCGAGGCCGAGACCTACGCCAAGGACCGCAAGGCCAAGGCCGAGGACGAGGGCCAGCGCATCGTCGACAAGGCGAAGACCGACTCCACCCAGCTGCGCGCCGAGGCCACCAAGGACGCGCAGAACAAGCGCGAGGAGGCCGACGCCCTCTTCGAGGAGACCCGCGCCAAGGCGGCCCAGGCCGCCGCGGACTTCGAGACCAACCTGGCCAAGCGCCGTGAGCAGTCGGAGCGTGACCTGGCAGCCCGTCAGGCCAAGGCCGAGAAGCGCCTCGCGGAGATCGAGCACCGCGCGGAGCAGCTCCGTCTCGAGGCGGAGAAGCTGCGGACGGACGCAGAGCGCCGTGCGCGGCAGACCGTCGAGACGGCTCAGCGGCAGTCCGAGGACATCGTCGCGGACGCCAACGCCAAGGCCGACCGCATCCGCAGCGAGTCCGAGCGCGAGCTCGCCGCCCTGACGAACCGTCGGGACAGCATCAACGCGCAGCTCACCAATGTCCGCGAGATGCTGGCCACCCTCACGGGTGCGGCTGTCGCCGCGGCGACCCTGCCGGACGACGACTCGCTGACCCGCGGCGTCCCCGCCCAGCAGTCGCGCTGA